In one window of Desulfatiglans anilini DSM 4660 DNA:
- a CDS encoding PA2778 family cysteine peptidase has translation MRDLCDQDLFLLHVGCGIFLCGLLVLMAGCAGGIYRSETRLDCHGLPARMELASVPFHPQREYQCGPAALASALEFSGCKVSPKKISSEIYTPSLEGSLQPLLLSAVRSRSRLPYIIDTFEALIREIAAGHPVVVLQNLSLGFYPIWHYAVVIGYDLDRKIIILRSGEDSRMERGWRTVEKTWGRAENWGFVVLRLDELPASADEPSYMGEKPFLTVVDAFSP, from the coding sequence GTGCGTGACCTTTGCGACCAAGATTTATTTTTATTGCACGTGGGCTGCGGTATTTTTTTGTGCGGCCTGCTTGTGCTGATGGCGGGCTGCGCGGGAGGAATCTACCGTTCTGAAACGAGGCTGGATTGCCACGGCCTACCAGCCCGCATGGAACTCGCCTCTGTTCCCTTCCATCCCCAAAGAGAATACCAGTGCGGTCCAGCAGCTCTAGCAAGCGCTTTGGAATTTTCAGGTTGTAAGGTTTCTCCAAAGAAGATCAGCAGTGAAATCTACACGCCGAGCCTAGAGGGTAGTCTTCAGCCCCTTTTACTGAGTGCGGTCCGCAGCCGAAGCCGTCTGCCCTACATTATCGACACGTTTGAAGCTCTCATTAGGGAGATTGCGGCAGGGCACCCCGTTGTTGTTCTGCAGAACCTCTCCCTGGGCTTCTACCCGATTTGGCATTACGCGGTGGTGATCGGTTACGATCTGGACAGAAAGATCATCATCCTTCGGTCCGGTGAAGATTCGAGGATGGAAAGGGGCTGGCGAACCGTTGAAAAGACGTGGGGACGCGCGGAAAACTGGGGCTTCGTCGTCCTCCGGCTCGATGAACTGCCGGCTAGTGCCGATGAGCCATCCTACATGGGCGAAAAGCCCTTTCTTACGG